tttttatgtatatgctattttatgttttgacatactttatgaattttttaaataaattttagtgttatgttttaagatagttagcatatatatcaagttagttaattttaattcatattttgaaattaatttatagatttactttagaaatattaagatttataaaaatattaaacaatgatactgatttggaatatttttcgtatttttatttatatatgaatatttttaatagtatatagtCATTATCGTAATATTGGCTGTggacataatttgttttttttcttgttaaactctttttatgttaagttttcaagaatttagtataaataccaatctaatttttaagataattaatacattagttaatttatcatttttgtaattttgtatttatttttattttactttcacATACATGATTAttagaacatttttttatgttgatttcttttttaaaatgttatttttgttcgataaaattttatttttaattttcaaatatttagtttaaaaataaagttaattatttctggcaaaaacatttaaacttatttaattttattttgagagaaataaaatatctgaaattttatatttaaaaatatcaaattaacattttgagaatacatattattaataataattttagctTCTATGTGACCactttaaataacatatagcctcaattttaaaatcatatgtgctttagattcatattttctttattatttcaaattcttttattttttaatattatattttgtacgtaaaatttatgtattcttccaaatatttagtttatatatcaatATGATTCCTTTAATGATTTTggctttttctaaattttacattgattataaaagaaataatttttgaaagttctataagtaatatataaaatggtgattaacatatttttcttgGTGCTTCAAGATAATATATGGATATTCTCAATAATTTACggcatcaaattatatatagtatatgttatttgtgaatattttcagttatttcTGTTTTTTAAAGCATATAGTCCATATCATATTAAAGGttacatacataattatatttttagtaataataTGCGATCAATACCAATTCATATAAGGTACGTGAACAATCTCTTattatattaagttttcaataatTAGTTACAAATATCAATCTAActttaaagataaattttacaaattttaatttatctttttatagttttgtgctgatttttatttatttttacatacgtgattatttataaatatgttttttaaaactttgtgtctttttgaatatttttatttttgttaattttttgtttaatttcaaatatataattattttatatatcaagttaattatctctaataatatttttatttactttatcaaattaagatgatgacttttatattattataatgatatttttaaattctatgtgaacacttaaataatatatatcctcaattttgaaatcatatgttatttcgattcatatgtaatgaaaaagtgatttagatttacattgtctttattatttgaaatccttatatttttaagattatttttgttacttaattttatgttgatcttccaaacatttatttcttataataaattgattcttttagttatttggcaattttgcttataaaatttattattgatatttttttgaaagaaatagcttccattttgaaatcatattttgttagattcatatgtaatgaaaagtgctttagattcatattgtttttattattttaaaatcttgtattctttaagattttttttgttagttgattttatgttggtctttcaaaggtttactttatatatcaaattaattcctttaataattttgcattttcactaaattgaatagtagtttcctttttattttgaaataaacattttttgaaaatcttgaaatttttaaaataataattaaaatggtaatttgacatattttggtgctttaaaataatatgtggatattctcaatgatttattgcataaaattacatatagtacatatttttgttgaatattttcagcagtatataacctaaattttgtaaatcatgtgttttagatttatatagttataattgtttgaaagtattgcatttttaaattaactattatatttgtttgttatttttatgttaattttcgaaactttattttatatagtatatatttgtacatgatgtttttaactttgtaagtttaacttatttgataattatttacattttattttgaaataaaaaatttcgtaatattaacatttttagaaataccaaattgaaaaatgatttggtatatttttggtgctttaaaataatatgtgaacattctcaatgatttataatatcaacttatatatagtatatgttagtttgaatattttcaatagtatataacctaaactttgaaaatcatgagtttaaatttagatttatatagttatacttgttagaaagtcttgtatttttaaattaattattcttttcgttatttattttttaatttgtgaaaaatattaaacattatgttaacttaatatagtatttatatttttgtaaatttaccttattcgatattgatttatattttagtttgaaataaacatttttttggtaatattaacatttttaaaaatagtaaacttaaataataatttgtcataCTACGATTGGTCGTTTAAATCCTATGTGGACGCTCTCGatggcttatagcctcaacttttatatagtatagattgaaTAAAAAAACTAGTTAAAGATTCTtagtttttaaaagttttgattAGAGCTTTATaaactgttctttttttttgttcaaaccgTTCTTTAGACCTCAATTAAAAGATCTTAAAAATAGTATTGATAAAAACGTTTAAGTACAACCTTTATATGGTTGGTTGTTCTAACAATCTTCCACATGTTTCTCTTTGTAACGTTCCTTTAAGAGATGGATAAAACCAGTCCATGGTCACATGACTAGGGTTTAGAGAGTTAAAGTGGGTGAGACTCGTGAATGGATTTGTGATAACACATGAGTAACATCCCCTCTTGCTTCTACAAAACATATAATatcaatttttagaaaaaaaaatattattgtaatgtAACAACCGAAAAGAAGAAACATCAAAGCATGTTTTGTCAAAGTACACGAGAGTATTACTATTCACACTTCCGTTAACAGTAGGAATGATTCTCATGCTCATCTCATGTCATTACAAATACCAAAGAAGTCATCCTCAACATCGTACATCTCTCTTTGCATCTTAAGCTTACTCATTTGTATCCCATTCATTTCACATGGCGCAACTGTATTCTTCAATGAAACCCACGCCAATGCTGAAAGATGAGCTAGACATCGTGATACCAACCATCCGAAACCTAGATTTCCTCGAGATGTGGCGACCCTTCTTTGAAAAATACCATCTGATCATCGTCCAGGATGGTGATCCTTCAAGAACCATCAACATTCCTAAAGGATTCGACTACGAGCTCTACAACAGGAACGACATCAATCGTATCTTGGGTCCCAAGTCTTCTTGCATTTCATTCAAAGACTCCGCTTGTCGTTGCTTTGGTTACATGGTCTCCAAGAAGAAGTACATCTACACCATTGATGATGATTGCTTTGTAAAcacccctctctctctctctctcactataTCAAACGATTATGATCTCAAACGTTGACAATAACTATGCAATGTAGGTTGCAAAGGATCCATCTGGAAAAGAGATCAATGCGCTTGAGCAGCATATCAAGAACCTCTTGACTCCATCAACACCGGATTTCTTTAACACACTCTATGATCCTTATGGTGATGGAGCAGACTTTGTTCGTGGATACCCTTTTAGTATGCGTGAAGGTGCTATAACCGCTGTCTCTCATGGTCTTTGGCTCAACATCCCTGACTATGATGCTCCTACTCAGCTTGTGAAGCCTCTTGAAAGAAACTCCAGGAAATTTTATCTTCCACTGAAAAGCTTAAACAATGAAGTAGTGCTTCTGTTTTGCTTattggtttagtgtttttggtTATGTGCAGGTATGTTGATGCGGTCATGACCATTCCCAAAGGAACTCTCTTCCCTATGTGTGGTATGAACCTCGCTTTTGATAGGGAGCTGATTGGTCCGGCTATGTATTTTGGACTTATGGGTGATGGGCAGCCAATAGGCCGCTACGACGATATGTGGGCTGGTTGGTGTGTCAAGGTAAATGCACTAGCTAGATCCGAGGTCATTAGCTCAACTGGAAAGGACTATGACCATTGTGTCAAAGATCTCTTGAGTGACCGTCAGaacgaaactaatattacatgttGTTGTGCCCGAACCTCCTGATATTCAAAAAAACAATTCTCTAGCTAGGTTGGTCAAATGCAACTCTTATTCATTGGTTTTGTGCAATGGTTAAACAACAAATGTAGGTGATATGTGACCACATGGGATGGGGAGTGAAGACGGGTTTGCCTTACATATGGCACAGCAAAGCCAGCAACCCGTTTGTGAACCTGAGAAAGGAATACAATGGAATCTTCTGGCAAGAAGAGGCGATACCTTTCTTTCAATCTGTGACTCTTCCTAAAGAATGCACTTCGGTGCAGCAATGCTACATGGAGCTGGCTAAGCTGGTGAAAGAGAAATTGGGGAAGGTGGATCCTTACTTCACCAAGCTTGCGGATGGAATGAACACTTGGATTGAGGCTTGGGATGAGCTTAACTCTCCAGATGGAGCTGAGGCCAAGGCACCAAAGGGCAAAGATGAGTAAAAGTGAAGGTCAATGAATAAGGCAAAATGGTATTGTTACTAGAAGATGAGGGCTTGTTAGTCACATCCTCTTTTAATTGTTGTTGCAGTTGCTATTATTTTGCATTTGTATTTGTGTTGTCATTTCATTGTTCTATGTAgcttttgtttctatttatgaATTATCTATCATTTCTGTGTTTCCTTCAAATGTGCCAATAGTGTGTTGAAAGATAGGTTTTTATCTTTCAAGGTAAAACCAATTCAGTTCATCAGATTCAAGAACACCAAAGTTGATTGCATCTACAAAGACCGAATTAAAAGACATAGAGCTTGAAATATATCACCGTTCAGGTTCTCGGTTCTAGAGATATATGATCCGTTCGGATAATTCATAGTATCCCAACCCGAACTAAACCTTATTTTTCGATTTGGTTCCATGTATAGTAAAACCAATTCAATTCATTAGATTCATGAACACCAAAAAAGTTGATTGCATCTACAAAGACAGAGCTTGAAAGATAAGAAGATTGAAATATAGGACATAAGAGATAAAGAGAATAAAAGAATTGGTTTCTGCAAAAACAGAGCTAGAACTTGTCAATCTCAACGCCATCTCTCAAAACCTCATAAGCATCACGGCTTCTGCTTTTCTTCACCCCCGCGTTGAAATGGATCTTCGACGAGTCTGCTGAGATGCTTGTGACTTTAACCCATATCATTACTTTAGTTTTGATCCCTTCAACATCAGCTAGCTTTCCTTTCTCGAGAAACCCTGTAACCGTTGTGGTGAACCTCAAGACTGATGAATCTTTGTAGCCGACTTCGCAGATTGTTGGAATGAAGACGGTGAGTTTCTTTGTCTGTTCATTGAACTCGTAGTTGGTTGCATCGCGTGGAAAGATCCCAATAGGCAAACCAAACTCTGTGAGTAACTCGGGTAATGGCTTCTGCATTTTCCCTGTTGAGCTCTTTTCCTTGAGTGTCAAATGGAAACAGAGATTGATcgtgggagaagaagaaaaactgacCTTTGATTTTGTTCACCAACCATTTTGTTCCTCCTTGGATGCTGTTAGACAGAGACtggaagggaaaaaaaaaaatgttgtagaAAACGCAAGATCAACATATCATTAAACAGAGCATGTTCTGGAGAGATTTAAGGAGCTTGACTTGCAAGCAATCATAAAATGAGAATCACAAGGGAACCCTAACGAGAATCGCTAGACTACATCTTTTGCGCTAATACAGATCATGATCTGGAGAGATTCAAAGAGCTTGACTTGCAAGAAATCACAAAATGAGCATGAAGACGAGAATCACAACGGATCTCCAATGAGAATCGCTATCATTAACATGATACTATCACAGAAAGGAATATCAAATCTGAAAACTGAAAAAGTTTTGGAGAATTGCAGTAACGCAATCCTATGAACATACGATAGAAAATGCAGAAAATGAAGCGCAATGTGATATGATTAAACCACCATTTACCAGACTAAGCGACACAGATCAATTGAAAATCCACATAACCCTGAGATCGATCAAAACACGGTATAAAAGATGAATCAACATTCTCAAGAGCATCTGATCGAGATCAACATTTCATTTATTGAACTACTAACAGATCAGGTTCTGGAGAGATTCAGAGAGCTTGGCTCGCAAGAAACAACAAAATGAGCATGAAAATCACAACGGATCCTATGAACGTACGACATAAAATGCAGGTGAAGATTCAACGAGCTACACCATCATTTAAGCGACACAGATCAATTGAGAATCTACATATACCCTAGATCGATCAAGCCACGGTACGAAAGATGAAGCAAAACATTCGAGGTCAGAGATCGAAATACGATGTTGGTGAAATGATTCACGACGAGGGATCAAAAgcaagtagtagtagtagtagtaagtGAAAGGAGTAGAGTGACGGACGAAACGTACGTTGATATCGTCACCAACGGAACCGAGCTGCTTGTTCGCCTTCTGACCTAACCAGTAAGATCCCACCTTGTTCAAGATCTGatccattctctctctctctcttgccgAGATCGGAGGAAGCAAGCTTTTCTATCACTGATTCATTTCATCTCGTCTCTTATTTTTGGAACACTATAGCATCCACTAAATTATTTACACGTAGCAATATGATCTCATTCATTTCATCTCGTCCCTTTTCTTTCCCAACACCATAATAACTAACAGCCAACTTTCTTTATGACTAATCTAATGAAATGAAGGTCCATAGACTACTAATAAGAGCATCATGTATACCAGTGAACATCTTTTCCACTCAAAAGAAGCTTTGCATGAACAGGTTCAGTGGAGACATCACTAGCAGGTTCCATAGTTTAATGGAGAAGCTAGATAATAGCCAGCTAGAATGTATGTATACTACAACACTTCCTTTTGAGACTGTACAAACTAAATCGGAACTTGCATCAGTCTGTACAAAAagatttatcaagaaaatagcaAATAGCAGCTGATGATTTTGGATTTTACAGGTTACACTGCACCAAAGAGAGAATACCACTGAAACATTAATGTACATTTTTCATAGATGAATGATGATATATTACATGAGAAGAAGATTCGTGATCAAATTACTAACTAAGCAGGAAGGTTTCTACAACATCTAAGGAACCGTAGAGATGGTTAAAGAGcttttggttgctaagctaaaAACCAAGACTGTTCAGACAAACACATCAAACAAATGAACTCAGTGCTCTGTCTATTGCTTGTTAATGATGCTCCACATACTGTTACATGACTCATGGGCCGTCATTTTATTTGTCTCTAATTGGAACTTCTCAACTCTTTTCTCGCGATCTACCATATCTAATGAATACTTTAAATCAAGGATTCAAAGGAATGAGACTCGTGATGTAAAGAGAcgatgaaaaatgaaaaaaaggatACAGCCTGAGATCTTGAATGGATCATTAACGTCTGCTTCTGGTATAACCTTTGTGACACACGCATACATAGAAAGCTTCTTCCTGCAGATGAAAAGAGGGTCTGAGAAACCAATATCTACCAATCAATATGGTTTGCGAATCTTACTCAGCTCTTAAGTCGTCACGCTCTTTTCTCTTTAAAGACTGCCTCTTTTCATCAATGGAAGCCCATTGGGCCTTCAGGTCTTTGAGTTCATCAGCGACGACTGTTTTGACAGAACAAAAGACTCTTCATGTCACTGAAACCAAACGGAGTAATAACAATAATTTAACTGAAGCTAAAGTATACTATACACTTATCTACGCTCGGCATTTATCTTGCGTTCTAGCTCCATATCTTCATCAAGCTCTCTCTGAAGACGCTCAATCTCGTCATCTCGAGCTGAAACATCTGAATAAGCTTCATCTGCTTTCTTCTTATAAGCTTCTAGCTTCTTCTTACAATCTgcatttggaaaaaaaaaaaaaacaaacaaacaaatcgAAGACTTTTATATGGTTAAGTCTTGTAAAGTATCAGTCTTTCGAAGATTTCTAGAGACCCAATTCTAGAAATTTACCTTTGATAGATTCCTGAATCCGATTGAGATCCTCGTCGCAAGCGAAGTGGAGAGCTTCTGAGTGGTCGAAGCTTTGCGATACGACGTCGAACCCGTTCTTGGAGTTCAGTAAGTTGATCAAATCGTCTCCGAAGGAGATTAGATTTTGAATATCAAATGTGGGCCCAGATCAACTTATATAATGGGCTAGCCCAAATTCTCGTAATGGGCTAATCAAATTTGTGCGTTCAGTATGACTTCCGTTTATTTTTGTCTAAGTAATTTCATTTTGTGCACGTTCTTTAGTGACTCCATTGTCATAATTGTTTTGGAGGTCTTCTAACTCTTCCACACAGCTGGTTCCAAATAGCAGGCTACACAAATGGTCCAAAAGACCTTcaattttaaccttttttttcttattcctcTTACAATTTCGGAATGTAAAGAGCCAGTCCCGTCCCAAAAGAGGCTCAAAAGAAAGAAGCTTTTTCTCTCCTTCTCCTCTGTTCCCTCTCATTAATATTACACAGAGGAAGCGTAGAGAGAAATCTCTGGCCGGTGTTTTCCGGCGAAACTCTGCCCATGGTCAGTGGCGGACCCAGCCCCATTTTTTAAGGGTGtcaaatatactaaaataagtaaaaaaaggTAACACCAACGGGGGGTTAAGAGGGGGGGCTTTTCACCAACTGAGCTACGATTTCTTCTTGCCCAATGAAAAAAACTctttaatatgtatatttaaccTGTTGCAGGTGCAACCCCTTCCTAACACGTGGGTCCGCCTCTGCCCATGGTTGGGTCTCTCTTCCGGCGTCGCACCTTCTTCACGGTGGACGGCTGGCTTTGGCTCCGGTTGCTCGCGTTCTCTTTGACAGAGCTCCTGGCTCTTGGCTCCGGTTGTATCGCCTTATCCTTGCGACGTTGCTGGCTTACTACCGATTATCTTCCGGTTCTGGTTGATCTTCGCTTCCATGTTCTCCTTGCTTCCTTTGAACCCGATCTCAACTTGTTTCATTCAAAGTAAATCGATGTTTGTGGTCGTTGGTGGTTCGATTGAAGTTATTTGAAGTGAAGAAAATATAGCTTCGGTTTTGGCTCGATTGGTGGCTCTGTTCAGAGTAGATTCTCCGTTACAGTAGATTGACTCTCCTCGTTGATAGAGCTCCGAAGTTACAACCGGTGGTGTTGTAGATAGTAGTGTCTTCAACTTCTAATGTCGTCAACGGTGAGGCGTTTTGATTGGGCCCTTTTTCCGGTTGTTTCTGGTGGGCTTTCTGATTAGATCTTCGCCGGAGATGTCCTTGTCACTGAAGTGCGGTGGTGGCTTGTTTCGCGGGCACGTGGCCTGACTCGCTAGTAGCAACACGTGCATCTCAAGTCGGTTCCGACTTCGGTTGGACTCTTTTTTGGTTGTTTGCCTCGCTTTTGATAGGCTTAGAGGATGATTGGAAGGAGCTGTAGGTTTAAAAAGATTCAAAgacttaaatataaattttctaaagcaaaaaataagTGTTCTATATTTATGGTTTTCCatagctaaaaataaataaaaaagaaagaaaaatatgtagctttaaatttttttttttttttttttttttttttttggtaaacgaTTTAAAAAGCCTTTACAAAGCATGATTGACAAAATTTTGGTCTGTATAAATAATTTAGGCTGCAGAGAGATCTTACAGCACTTCTAAAGCACTTGCCAATCAACCCTTTAGTTTGTGGGCTTTGtttgatatcttttcttttttcttgtacTTTTGTGCCTTGGTCCTTTGTTCAATAAGAGCAAAAcaattgagaaaaaaaagtgCCAGTCTCGTCCCATAGCTTAGACGGGCCTAAAGCACGtacaatttaaatatattttttatacttaTGATAAAACCTAATctattatatttacaaaaaaaacttaacactaaatattaatgaaaaaaggTGGAGCACATGCCACACCCTCTCATGCTTTGGATCCGCTCgtgttgggggggggggggggttcttAGATAGAATTTGTTACTATGCAGCTTATTGAAAGTTTTTCTTGTATCACtttgttatttaattttgaaataaattcacatacaaaaatttattaaaaaatctatacatcattgaatatagttaaaatatatgacattggggggggggggggggggggggggggggggttcttagaaataatttgttattatgcagtttatcaaaatattttcttgtatCACTTTgctatttaattttgaaataaatttacatacaaaaatttacaaaaaaaatctatacaaTCATTGaatatagttaaaaatatataaggggggggggggggggggggaaggtTCTTAGATATTGTTAGTACGCAGCTTATCCAAGAATTTCCTTGTATCACTTTGccatttaattttgaaataaattcacatacaaaaatttacaaaaaatatatccaatcattgaatatagttaaaatatataatattttgggtAAGATCAAGGGGGATAGAACCAGGGTGTATGCtaactcaaaataaaattagttaacCATTAGACTAAACCAACATCTTACAAAATGAAAGGAGTTATACTTGGATGCGATGAGAAGATACAGAATTCGACATTGACAAAAGGTAATTTTAACATTTAGGTCCAGTCAAGCTCCTTCCCATGCGCAACACTTTGATTGGATCATTTTAAAGTAATCGAAGTGACAATGAATATATAAATCTTCTTCTGTTGTACGTACAATTATTTGAACCAGCGTTTATGGCGTGCGCTTGGTAGGTTGGTTGTTTCACTTTCATAGCACAACACAAGTGAAGTACGAATCTATGCCTAGGTTTATGTCCAGGTTCATGATGGCCTGCCTGTAATTTGACTAGGGAACGTGTATAGAAAGAATAAGAGTCGTAGAATCTTGGCATTTTGCTAGAGTTTATAAACAATGATTACGTTACGAACATTACAGAATTTCATAACAGCACATgttgatatatattatgatttaattaTGTTTGTTAAAAGTAGAATATTATGATTAATCTCGGTTCTAGAGAGCATTCAGAAATTTTCGTTTTAAACAACGACTCttcgtaccaaaaaatgtttgaaCTCGGAACACAAGAAAACCAACTCCTTATATTAGTGACTACCAATACAATGCTAATTTAGTTATGTTtgttaatatcattaaaattttatgtgtCAAGTATATATATTGTGCATCTTGTTTCAGACGTACGTGAGATTCGTTGTATAGAACCATGTATCAGATTAGACTATCACTAGGTCACGCCAATCAAACCAAAGAAATATAACGCGTGACTTCACGTGTATGGTTGAGAGTAATGTCTTTACTTGCTCGTCTTATCCATGATTAGAAGTTGGAACAACTACTTAAATTAATTCCTCGAGTTTTAAagtatactattatttttcgTGTACTATAGTGAGTTTCAATTTAGTTTAGATTATACTTATACAAGATAAGTACGTCATTATAATATCAAACTAGGATGATTAACATTAGTGGACACATTTCTTAGAACAGTGTGTGAGACAAACGGATACGTTTCAGCTGATAGCAATTTTACGaatttactaataattaaatAGATTATTTACGCCTATATATGAACAACTCCGCCAAAACTCATACtctatctcttctctcttcATAAAATATCCGGAGACGTTTTAACGGCGGTGAAAAGATGCGGATGTTGACGACGGCGGTAAATACATTACTGAAACGGGAAAACTCCCTTCTCCAACGTCATGGCTTCGCACATGTAGTAGCTCAAAGAACAAACTCCGTTCACCAGACCGAAACAAAAGTTCCGAAAATACCCCCGTTCAGTTATTCTCCGCCGCCTTACGACGGTCCTTCCACCGGAGAGATCATCGCCAAGCGGCGAGAGTTCCTCAGCCCCGCTCTGTTCCACTTCTACAATACTCCAGTACAAAATAAAGGCCCTTTCTCGTTTCCTTTAAAACGACGCCGTTTGTTTATATGCTTATATATACATACTATACgtttctaaaacaaaaaatgttttcaaaaaaaatctcatttattaaatttctatTGGTTTATAGCCGTAAGAAATACTTATTCAGAGAAAACAATGTATGTTAAATAATatgtgtaaaaataaaaatacattttagaaCTAAAcgaagtatatattatttttcttgagTGACTAACTTATGAGTCGGTAGGTCCGTAAATGTTTTAATTAGGACGAGCCGG
The window above is part of the Brassica napus cultivar Da-Ae chromosome C3, Da-Ae, whole genome shotgun sequence genome. Proteins encoded here:
- the LOC106356761 gene encoding UDP-arabinopyranose mutase 3 → MAQLYSSMKPTPMLKDELDIVIPTIRNLDFLEMWRPFFEKYHLIIVQDGDPSRTINIPKGFDYELYNRNDINRILGPKSSCISFKDSACRCFGYMVSKKKYIYTIDDDCFVAKDPSGKEINALEQHIKNLLTPSTPDFFNTLYDPYGDGADFVRGYPFSMREGAITAVSHGLWLNIPDYDAPTQLVKPLERNSRYVDAVMTIPKGTLFPMCGMNLAFDRELIGPAMYFGLMGDGQPIGRYDDMWAGWCVKVICDHMGWGVKTGLPYIWHSKASNPFVNLRKEYNGIFWQEEAIPFFQSVTLPKECTSVQQCYMELAKLVKEKLGKVDPYFTKLADGMNTWIEAWDELNSPDGAEAKAPKGKDE
- the BNAC03G36320D gene encoding uncharacterized protein At5g01610; the encoded protein is MDQILNKVGSYWLGQKANKQLGSVGDDINSLSNSIQGGTKWLVNKIKGKMQKPLPELLTEFGLPIGIFPRDATNYEFNEQTKKLTVFIPTICEVGYKDSSVLRFTTTVTGFLEKGKLADVEGIKTKVMIWVKVTSISADSSKIHFNAGVKKSRSRDAYEVLRDGVEIDKF
- the LOC106355580 gene encoding kinetochore protein SPC24 homolog, translating into FDIQNLISFGDDLINLLNSKNGFDVVSQSFDHSEALHFACDEDLNRIQESIKDCKKKLEAYKKKADEAYSDVSARDDEIERLQRELDEDMELERKINAERRVVADELKDLKAQWASIDEKRQSLKRKERDDLRAEKKLSMYACVTKVIPEADVNDPFKISGYMVDREKRVEKFQLETNKMTAHESCNSMWSIINKQ